From a single Nostoc edaphicum CCNP1411 genomic region:
- a CDS encoding calcium-binding protein gives MAIVGTNNNDNLVGTSGNDTIEGLNGNDSLSGQGGNDRLLGGAGNDTLYGGAGNDEFVFEYFNNSIGAKEQDIVTDFQKGQDKIDLRTLGISDFNNLLLLTTNDTDGNVIISVRYRVLDGDYYYRLKLNGISKSQLQVSDLIFNSAVVDNNVIGTAYNDDLFGGFGNDTLQGDGGNDRLFGEQGNDRLLGGAGNDTLYGGAGNDEFVFEYFNNSIGAKEQDIVTDFQKGQDKIDLRTLGISDFNNLLLLTTNDTDGNVIISVRYRVLDGDYYYRLKLNGISKSQLQVSDLIFNSAVVDNNVIGTAYNDDLFGGFGNDTLQGDGGNDRLFGEQGNDRLLGGAGNDTLYGGAGNDEFVFEYFNNSIGAKEQDIVTDFQKGQDKIDLRTLGISDFNNLLLLTTNDTDGNVIISVRYRVLDGDYYYRLKLNGISKSQLQVSDLIFNSAVVDNNVIGTAYNDDLFGGFGNDTLQGDGGNDRLFGEQGNDRLLGGAGNDTLYGGAGNDEFVFEYFNNSIGAKEQDIVTDFQKGQDKIDLRTLGISDFNNLLLLTTNDTDGNVIISVRYRVLDGDYYYRLKLNGISKSQLQVSDLIFNSAVVDNNVIGTAYNDDLFGGFGNDTLQGDGGNDRLFGEQGNDRLLGGAGNDTLYGGAGNDEFVFEYFNNSIGAKEQDIVTDFQKGQDKIDLRTLGISDFNNLLLLTTNDTDGNVIISVRYRVLDGDYYYRLKLNGISKSQLQVSDLIFNSAVVDNNVIGTAYNDDLFGGFGNDTLQGDGGNDRLFGEQGNDRLLGGAGNDTLYGGAGNDTYSFLANTALGTDTIIETTTDGTDTIDLSGTTSAVNLNLGVTTTQTINSNLKLILSANNVIENATGGTGNDTLTGNTLNNNLIGSGGNDQLQGLTGNDTYSFIANSALGTDTITETSTGGTDTINFSGTTVAVNLNLGLTTSQTVNSNLKLILSANNVIENATGGTGNDTLTGNTLNNTLIGGGGNDQLQGLTGNDTYSFIANSTLGTDTITETSTGGTDTINFGGTTSAVNLNLGVTTTQTVNSNLKLILSANNVIENATGGTGNDILTGNTLNNTLIGGDGNDTLGGGNGNDTLTGGVGNDKYLFQSNGVFNTSLGVDYITDFQAGQDQIVLSKTTFNAVTNSAGQALTDFAVVTGNQFVNASNARIVFSQSSGSLFYNQDGNVLGTGTVFEFARLGNSDITLSSSNFSLIA, from the coding sequence ATGGCTATTGTAGGAACAAACAATAACGATAATTTAGTCGGCACTTCTGGAAATGATACGATTGAAGGCTTAAACGGTAATGATAGCCTTTCTGGTCAAGGTGGAAACGACAGATTATTAGGTGGTGCTGGAAATGATACCTTGTATGGTGGTGCCGGGAATGATGAATTTGTCTTCGAGTACTTTAATAATTCTATCGGTGCCAAAGAGCAAGATATCGTCACAGATTTTCAGAAAGGACAAGACAAAATAGATCTGAGAACTCTAGGCATCAGTGACTTCAATAATCTGTTATTGCTGACAACTAATGATACCGATGGTAACGTCATCATTAGCGTCAGATATCGAGTATTAGATGGCGATTATTATTATCGATTGAAACTCAATGGCATTAGCAAAAGCCAATTACAAGTGAGTGATTTGATTTTCAACAGTGCAGTTGTAGATAACAACGTTATAGGAACTGCTTACAATGATGATTTGTTTGGTGGTTTCGGTAACGATACCCTGCAAGGCGATGGCGGGAATGACCGTTTGTTCGGGGAACAAGGAAACGACAGATTATTAGGTGGTGCTGGCAATGATACCTTGTATGGTGGTGCCGGGAATGATGAATTTGTCTTCGAGTACTTTAATAATTCTATCGGTGCCAAAGAGCAAGATATCGTCACAGATTTTCAGAAAGGACAAGACAAAATAGATCTGAGAACTCTAGGCATCAGTGACTTCAATAATCTGTTATTGCTGACAACTAATGATACCGATGGTAACGTCATCATTAGCGTCAGATATCGAGTATTAGATGGCGATTATTATTATCGATTGAAACTCAATGGCATTAGCAAAAGCCAATTACAAGTGAGTGATTTGATTTTCAACAGTGCAGTTGTAGATAACAACGTTATAGGAACTGCTTACAATGATGATTTGTTTGGTGGTTTCGGTAACGATACCCTGCAAGGCGATGGCGGGAATGACCGTTTGTTCGGGGAACAAGGAAACGACAGATTATTAGGTGGTGCTGGCAATGATACCTTGTATGGTGGTGCCGGGAATGATGAATTTGTCTTCGAGTACTTTAATAATTCTATCGGTGCCAAAGAGCAAGATATCGTCACAGATTTTCAGAAAGGACAAGACAAAATAGATCTGAGAACTCTAGGCATCAGTGACTTCAATAATCTGTTATTGCTGACAACTAATGATACCGATGGTAACGTCATCATTAGCGTCAGATATCGAGTATTAGATGGCGATTATTATTATCGATTGAAACTCAATGGCATTAGCAAAAGCCAATTACAAGTGAGTGATTTGATTTTCAACAGTGCAGTTGTAGATAACAACGTTATAGGAACTGCTTACAATGATGATTTGTTTGGTGGTTTCGGTAACGATACCCTGCAAGGCGATGGCGGGAATGACCGTTTGTTCGGGGAACAAGGAAATGACAGATTATTAGGTGGTGCTGGCAATGATACCTTGTATGGTGGTGCCGGGAATGATGAATTTGTCTTCGAGTACTTTAATAATTCTATCGGTGCCAAAGAGCAAGATATCGTCACAGATTTTCAGAAAGGACAAGACAAAATAGATCTGAGAACTCTAGGCATCAGTGACTTCAATAATCTGTTATTGCTGACAACTAATGATACCGATGGTAACGTCATCATTAGCGTCAGATATCGAGTATTAGATGGCGATTATTATTATCGATTGAAACTCAATGGCATTAGCAAAAGCCAATTACAAGTGAGTGATTTGATTTTCAACAGTGCAGTTGTAGATAACAACGTTATAGGAACTGCTTACAATGATGATTTGTTTGGTGGTTTCGGTAACGATACCCTGCAAGGCGATGGCGGGAATGACCGTTTGTTCGGGGAACAAGGAAACGACAGATTATTAGGTGGTGCTGGCAATGATACCTTGTATGGTGGTGCCGGGAATGATGAATTTGTCTTCGAGTACTTTAATAATTCTATCGGTGCCAAAGAGCAAGATATCGTCACAGATTTTCAGAAAGGACAAGACAAAATAGATCTGAGAACTCTAGGCATCAGTGACTTCAATAATCTGTTATTGCTGACAACTAATGATACCGATGGTAACGTCATCATTAGCGTCAGATATCGAGTATTAGATGGCGATTATTATTATCGATTGAAACTCAATGGCATTAGCAAAAGCCAATTACAAGTGAGTGATTTGATTTTCAACAGTGCAGTTGTAGATAACAACGTTATAGGAACTGCTTACAATGATGATTTGTTTGGTGGTTTCGGTAACGATACCCTGCAAGGCGATGGCGGGAATGACCGTTTGTTCGGGGAACAAGGAAACGACAGATTATTAGGTGGTGCTGGCAATGATACCTTGTATGGTGGTGCCGGGAATGATACTTATTCTTTCCTCGCTAATACTGCCTTGGGAACTGACACAATTATAGAAACCACAACAGATGGTACTGATACTATTGACTTGAGCGGTACTACATCTGCTGTCAACCTAAATCTAGGTGTCACTACCACGCAAACGATTAATAGTAATCTCAAACTGATTCTCTCTGCCAATAACGTTATTGAAAATGCAACAGGTGGCACAGGCAATGACACTCTCACTGGTAATACACTCAATAACAATCTGATTGGCAGTGGCGGAAATGACCAACTCCAAGGGTTAACAGGAAATGATACCTATTCTTTCATAGCTAATAGTGCCTTGGGAACCGACACAATTACAGAAACCTCAACCGGTGGTACTGATACTATTAACTTTAGCGGTACTACAGTTGCCGTCAACCTAAATCTAGGTTTAACCACCTCACAAACGGTTAATAGTAATCTCAAACTGATTCTCTCTGCCAATAACGTTATTGAAAATGCAACAGGTGGCACAGGCAATGACACTCTTACTGGTAATACACTCAATAACACCTTGATTGGCGGTGGCGGAAATGACCAACTCCAAGGGTTAACAGGAAATGATACCTATTCTTTCATAGCTAATAGTACCTTGGGAACCGACACAATTACAGAAACCTCAACCGGTGGTACTGATACTATTAACTTTGGCGGGACTACATCTGCTGTCAACCTAAATCTAGGTGTCACTACCACGCAAACAGTTAATAGCAATCTCAAACTCATTCTCTCTGCCAATAACGTTATTGAAAATGCAACGGGTGGCACAGGCAATGATATTCTCACTGGTAATACACTGAATAACACTCTGATTGGCGGTGACGGAAATGACACTCTTGGAGGAGGCAATGGTAATGATACTCTTACAGGTGGAGTTGGTAATGATAAATATCTGTTCCAAAGCAATGGTGTATTTAACACAAGCTTAGGTGTTGATTACATCACCGATTTTCAAGCCGGACAAGACCAGATTGTGCTGAGTAAAACCACCTTTAATGCTGTTACTAATAGTGCAGGTCAGGCTTTAACTGACTTTGCAGTTGTCACTGGTAATCAATTCGTCAACGCTAGTAATGCGCGTATTGTCTTTAGCCAAAGTAGTGGTAGCCTATTCTATAACCAAGATGGCAACGTTCTGGGTACAGGAACAGTGTTTGAATTTGCCCGTTTAGGAAATTCTGATATTACTCTCAGTAGTAGCAATTTTAGTCTGATTGCCTAG
- the dxs gene encoding 1-deoxy-D-xylulose-5-phosphate synthase — protein sequence MHLSEITHPNQLHGLSVRQLQQIARQIRDKHLQTVAVNGGHLGPGLGVVELTLGLYQTLDLDRDKVIWDVGHQAYPHKLLTGRYDSFHTLRQKDGVAGYLKRGENKFDHFGAGHASTSISAALGMALARDLKGEKFKAVAVIGDGALTGGMALEAINHAGHMPKTNLLVVLNDNDMSISRNVGAIPRYLNKMRLSQPVQFIKDNLEEQFKQIPFVGESLSPELGRIKESMKRLAVPKVGAVFEELGFTYIGPVDGHNLEELIATFQQAHQIQGPVLVHVATVKGKGYEIAELDQVGYHAQSPFNVATGKAIPSSKPKPPAYAKVFSHTLVKLAEQNPKIVGITAAMATGTGLDKLQAKLPNQYVDVGIAEQHAITLAAGLATEGMRPVAAIYSTFLQRAYDQIIHDVCIQNLPVFFCLDRAGIVGSDGPTHQGMYDIAYLRCIPNIAIMAPKDEAELQRMVVTGVNHTSGPIAMRYPRGNGYGVPLMEEGWEPLEIGKGEILRTGDDVLIVAYGTMVYPGMQAAEILSEHGIEATVINARFVKPLDTELILPLAKKIGRVVTLEEGCVMGGFGSAIAEALMDAEILVPVKRFGVPDVLVDHAEPNESKTELGLTSHQIAERVLQAFFKQQVSAVV from the coding sequence ATGCATCTGAGCGAAATCACCCATCCTAATCAGTTGCACGGTTTATCTGTTCGCCAACTGCAACAGATTGCCCGTCAGATTCGAGATAAGCATCTCCAAACGGTAGCGGTTAATGGTGGACACTTGGGGCCAGGGTTGGGTGTTGTCGAATTAACACTAGGACTTTACCAAACACTGGACTTAGATCGAGATAAAGTGATTTGGGATGTAGGACACCAGGCTTATCCCCATAAACTGCTTACAGGACGTTACGATAGCTTCCACACCCTCAGACAAAAAGACGGAGTTGCGGGTTATCTCAAACGCGGTGAGAACAAGTTTGACCACTTTGGGGCTGGACACGCTTCTACAAGTATTTCAGCGGCATTGGGCATGGCTTTGGCGCGAGACTTGAAAGGCGAAAAATTTAAAGCTGTTGCTGTTATTGGCGATGGGGCGCTGACTGGGGGTATGGCTTTAGAGGCCATCAACCATGCTGGACACATGCCGAAAACTAACTTGTTGGTTGTTCTCAACGACAACGACATGTCTATATCTCGCAACGTTGGCGCAATTCCCCGCTATCTGAACAAAATGCGTCTCAGCCAACCGGTGCAATTTATTAAAGATAATCTTGAGGAACAATTTAAGCAAATTCCCTTCGTGGGTGAATCTTTGTCTCCCGAACTCGGACGCATCAAAGAAAGTATGAAACGCTTGGCTGTTCCCAAGGTAGGTGCAGTTTTTGAAGAACTCGGCTTTACCTATATTGGGCCAGTGGATGGTCATAATCTCGAAGAATTGATTGCCACCTTCCAACAGGCACATCAGATACAAGGCCCAGTTTTGGTACATGTAGCAACAGTCAAGGGCAAAGGCTATGAAATTGCCGAACTAGATCAAGTTGGCTACCACGCCCAAAGCCCCTTCAACGTAGCAACTGGCAAAGCCATTCCTTCCAGTAAACCCAAACCCCCGGCTTATGCCAAAGTCTTTTCTCACACTCTGGTAAAACTTGCCGAACAAAACCCAAAAATCGTTGGCATTACTGCGGCGATGGCAACGGGGACAGGCTTAGATAAACTTCAGGCAAAATTGCCCAATCAATATGTTGATGTCGGCATTGCTGAACAACATGCAATCACCCTAGCAGCAGGACTTGCAACCGAAGGAATGCGCCCCGTTGCTGCTATTTATTCCACCTTTCTGCAACGTGCTTACGACCAGATAATTCATGATGTCTGCATCCAAAACCTGCCAGTGTTCTTCTGCTTGGATCGGGCAGGAATTGTCGGATCTGATGGCCCCACACACCAAGGTATGTATGACATTGCCTATCTGCGTTGCATTCCCAACATAGCAATCATGGCACCCAAAGACGAAGCAGAACTGCAACGCATGGTAGTAACTGGTGTTAATCATACCAGTGGCCCCATCGCCATGCGCTATCCTCGTGGCAATGGCTACGGCGTTCCCTTGATGGAAGAAGGCTGGGAACCTTTGGAAATCGGCAAAGGCGAGATCCTACGTACAGGCGATGACGTGTTAATCGTCGCTTATGGCACAATGGTCTATCCAGGAATGCAAGCTGCTGAAATTCTCAGCGAACACGGCATTGAAGCAACTGTAATTAATGCCCGTTTTGTGAAGCCTCTGGATACCGAGTTGATTTTGCCTTTAGCGAAGAAAATCGGCCGGGTTGTCACCTTAGAGGAAGGCTGTGTGATGGGTGGCTTTGGTAGTGCGATCGCAGAAGCTTTAATGGATGCAGAGATTCTAGTTCCTGTGAAGCGATTCGGTGTACCAGATGTGTTAGTAGATCATGCTGAACCCAATGAATCTAAGACAGAATTAGGTTTAACTAGTCATCAAATAGCAGAGAGAGTGTTGCAAGCTTTCTTTAAACAGCAAGTATCTGCTGTGGTTTAG
- a CDS encoding aldo/keto reductase — translation MSGSMPNSEMPYRVLGNTGEKVSAIGLGGWHIGLKHIDEQLAIRIVRTAIDRGINFMDNSWDYNGGVSEIRMGKALRDRYRDKAFLMTKIDGRSKQEAARQLDESLQRLQVDYIDLVQHHEIIRYEDPHRIFDKEGANAALIEAREAGKLRYIGFTGHKDPHIHLHTLEVAATYGFKFDTVQMPLNVMDAHYRSFAKLVLPELVKQNIGVLGMKSLANGILLKSNTVTPIECLHYALNLPTSVVITGIDSMEILEQAFEAVRTFQPMNDEQVRSLLAKTAEVASSGEFEPFKTSSIFDSTAQNPDWLGEEPQRIQQLMPA, via the coding sequence ATGTCAGGAAGTATGCCAAATTCAGAAATGCCATACCGAGTTCTCGGCAATACGGGAGAAAAAGTTTCTGCTATTGGATTGGGTGGTTGGCACATCGGCTTGAAGCACATTGATGAACAACTGGCTATCCGCATTGTTAGAACAGCCATTGATCGTGGCATCAACTTTATGGATAACAGTTGGGATTACAACGGTGGAGTCAGTGAGATTCGCATGGGAAAAGCGCTGCGCGATCGCTATCGAGACAAAGCCTTCCTAATGACAAAAATCGACGGTCGCTCTAAGCAAGAAGCAGCAAGACAGCTAGACGAATCACTTCAACGTCTGCAAGTTGATTATATCGATCTGGTGCAGCACCATGAAATCATTCGATACGAAGATCCCCATCGAATTTTTGACAAAGAAGGGGCTAATGCTGCTTTAATTGAAGCGCGAGAAGCTGGCAAACTCAGATATATAGGCTTTACTGGGCACAAAGATCCCCATATTCATCTGCATACACTGGAAGTTGCAGCTACTTACGGCTTTAAATTTGATACAGTGCAGATGCCGCTCAATGTTATGGATGCTCACTACCGGAGCTTTGCAAAACTAGTTCTACCAGAACTGGTTAAACAAAACATTGGTGTTTTGGGGATGAAAAGCTTGGCAAACGGTATTCTTTTGAAATCAAACACTGTAACGCCAATTGAATGTTTACATTATGCTTTGAATCTGCCTACATCGGTTGTGATTACCGGAATTGACAGTATGGAGATTTTAGAGCAAGCCTTTGAAGCAGTGCGGACGTTCCAGCCAATGAACGACGAGCAGGTGCGATCGCTCTTAGCAAAAACAGCAGAAGTAGCATCAAGTGGCGAGTTTGAACCTTTCAAAACCTCATCAATTTTCGACAGCACTGCCCAAAATCCAGATTGGCTGGGAGAGGAGCCACAGCGCATCCAGCAATTGATGCCAGCATGA
- a CDS encoding DUF4090 family protein, producing the protein MPTETNPGNQTTTGADAIDEAIAQGIDFDGSPIPPAKLELYGKVMALEGNRQRSGVSNTMRSRIVRIGAKHIPQAELDQLLVDAGFAPLKEKEIAFFYSGK; encoded by the coding sequence ATGCCTACCGAAACTAACCCAGGGAATCAAACCACTACAGGTGCTGATGCTATTGATGAAGCGATCGCACAGGGAATTGATTTTGATGGTTCTCCCATTCCGCCTGCCAAGCTAGAACTTTATGGTAAAGTCATGGCGCTAGAAGGCAATAGACAGCGTAGTGGTGTATCTAATACTATGCGATCGCGCATTGTGCGAATTGGCGCAAAACATATTCCCCAAGCAGAACTCGACCAACTACTTGTAGATGCTGGTTTCGCACCCCTTAAAGAGAAAGAAATTGCCTTTTTCTATAGTGGCAAATAA
- a CDS encoding DUF4079 domain-containing protein, giving the protein MNLELSASVKYWLNFFHPVLMWALLVLSIYAAYLGLQLQRTRNAQGEEKKELIKGRYNVRHYQIGSILLALMVAGAIGGMAVTYINNGKLFVQPHLLAGLGMTGLIAFSAALSPYMQKGANWARATHILINFTLLGLFAWQAVTGVQIVQRILTKA; this is encoded by the coding sequence ATGAATCTGGAACTTTCTGCATCGGTAAAATATTGGCTGAACTTCTTCCATCCGGTGCTGATGTGGGCGCTATTAGTACTCTCAATTTATGCCGCCTATTTGGGGCTGCAATTACAGCGTACCAGAAATGCTCAGGGGGAAGAAAAGAAAGAACTGATTAAAGGTAGATATAACGTCAGACACTACCAAATCGGGTCTATACTCCTAGCTTTGATGGTGGCAGGTGCGATCGGCGGGATGGCCGTCACTTACATCAATAACGGTAAGTTATTTGTGCAGCCTCACTTGTTAGCAGGATTAGGTATGACAGGTTTAATTGCATTTTCTGCTGCTTTGTCTCCTTATATGCAAAAAGGAGCAAATTGGGCGCGTGCAACTCACATTTTAATAAATTTCACGCTTTTGGGACTTTTTGCTTGGCAGGCTGTGACTGGAGTGCAAATTGTCCAAAGAATTCTCACTAAAGCATAG
- a CDS encoding ankyrin repeat domain-containing protein produces MTENNDTLLLKAAKSGDIKGLRGLLTAGARVDACDRQGTTALMFAANLGYTEIVRSLLDAGANIDLPRKLYGLTALMLAASAKQLDIVQLLLSRGANVNATNEDGSTALMAAVLKGYIDVVRVLLAAGAKVNIADQDNDTALKIAVKQGKIEVLEAILQTGVDVNIQDEEGETLLMLAADLGHLEIVEALLAAGADVNVKNPDGGTALSAAAAAGHSAIAAPLLDRGAEINLQDQDGETALHIAVVEGYIDVVQVLLNRNANVQIRNHLGDTPLLVAALQGHSQIVQALLHSGGDINGKNLGELPLTLAASQGHTQTVKVLLEYGADANIVGDDGKTALIKATERKHTEIIHLLLAKGADVNFQDSARATSLMWAASAGYGEIVQLLLQAGADMNLKNRGGYTALMIAEFNGYKNVVRSLQKAGAQE; encoded by the coding sequence ATGACTGAAAATAACGATACTTTGCTGTTAAAAGCTGCTAAAAGCGGCGATATTAAAGGGTTGCGTGGGCTACTGACTGCTGGTGCAAGGGTGGACGCGTGCGATCGCCAAGGTACGACGGCGTTAATGTTTGCTGCCAATTTAGGCTACACAGAAATTGTGCGATCGCTGCTAGATGCTGGGGCAAATATCGACTTGCCCAGAAAACTCTATGGTTTGACAGCTTTGATGTTGGCGGCTAGTGCTAAACAGCTTGACATTGTGCAGCTTTTACTATCTAGAGGTGCTAATGTCAATGCCACAAATGAAGATGGCAGCACAGCTTTAATGGCAGCAGTCCTCAAAGGTTATATAGATGTAGTGCGAGTTTTATTAGCTGCTGGTGCAAAGGTCAATATCGCAGATCAAGATAATGATACTGCATTGAAAATCGCCGTTAAGCAGGGAAAAATAGAAGTTTTAGAAGCAATTCTCCAAACTGGTGTTGATGTCAACATCCAAGATGAGGAGGGTGAGACACTCTTAATGCTAGCGGCAGATTTAGGACATCTGGAAATTGTGGAAGCACTGCTAGCAGCGGGGGCTGATGTGAATGTGAAAAATCCTGATGGTGGAACTGCCCTATCGGCGGCCGCCGCCGCTGGACACAGTGCGATCGCAGCACCTTTACTGGATCGAGGTGCCGAAATTAATCTCCAAGACCAAGATGGTGAAACTGCCCTACATATTGCTGTTGTGGAAGGCTACATTGATGTCGTGCAAGTCTTACTTAACAGGAATGCAAATGTCCAAATTAGGAACCACCTAGGTGATACACCACTGCTTGTAGCAGCATTGCAAGGACATAGCCAAATTGTCCAGGCATTGCTGCATTCTGGCGGAGATATTAATGGGAAAAATCTTGGTGAATTACCTTTGACATTGGCTGCATCACAAGGACACACCCAAACAGTGAAAGTGTTGCTAGAGTATGGTGCTGATGCCAACATTGTAGGGGACGATGGCAAAACTGCTTTGATCAAGGCAACCGAACGCAAACACACAGAGATTATACATTTGCTGCTGGCAAAGGGAGCAGATGTAAATTTTCAAGACTCAGCGAGAGCAACATCATTGATGTGGGCTGCTTCAGCAGGTTATGGCGAAATTGTGCAGTTATTACTTCAAGCTGGGGCAGATATGAATTTGAAAAACCGGGGTGGTTATACTGCTTTGATGATTGCAGAATTTAATGGTTATAAGAATGTAGTGCGGAGTCTGCAAAAAGCTGGGGCACAAGAATAG
- a CDS encoding PP2C family protein-serine/threonine phosphatase, which produces MPVSQLPSQPTDSNSSAATDVTPVVALKELVARLHREQNKIQDLLSSLGFALRSFNNLNQFLELIPLMATRVTDADGSALFLYKPNGQVRLEQLHWQDSGQRKNIRKALEIASSQITLLPNTAPLANATGILDDHMHRYLGPDVQIFGTAILVKHTERGWLYVLSRDPEYSWTETRQKLVRLVADQTAVAIENDELAVELRKKERLDQELEIGAEIQRRLLPRQCPTIPGVVLAARCKPANRVGGDYYDFIATNHNKIQPKTKGGTETSRWGLVIGDVMGKGVPAGLIMTMMRGMLRGEVLHGNSPAGILQNLNRVMYADLENSHRFVTLFYSEYNPHNRVLSYSNAAHNPPLWWHAATKTVSRLDTLGMLIGLDANSQYEDAQAQLEPGDTIIYYTDGLTDAAAAGGDRFDEDNFVASFNTACKYCNGPQEIVDYLFDQVQQFIGADKQNTDDMTLVVLQIL; this is translated from the coding sequence GTGCCTGTGTCTCAACTGCCCTCTCAACCCACTGACAGCAATAGTAGTGCCGCGACAGATGTCACACCAGTCGTAGCACTTAAAGAACTCGTGGCAAGGTTGCACCGGGAACAGAACAAAATTCAAGATTTGCTAAGTTCTTTAGGATTTGCCCTAAGAAGTTTCAATAATTTGAATCAGTTTTTGGAACTGATTCCGCTGATGGCAACAAGAGTGACAGATGCAGACGGCAGCGCCCTGTTTCTCTATAAACCTAATGGTCAAGTCAGGTTAGAACAGTTACATTGGCAAGATAGTGGTCAGCGCAAGAATATCCGCAAAGCGCTAGAAATAGCCAGTAGTCAAATCACGCTTTTGCCCAATACTGCGCCCCTAGCCAATGCCACGGGGATTTTGGATGACCACATGCATCGCTATTTGGGGCCAGATGTGCAAATCTTTGGTACGGCGATTCTGGTGAAGCATACAGAACGGGGATGGCTCTATGTCTTAAGCCGCGATCCAGAATATAGTTGGACAGAAACTAGGCAAAAGTTAGTTAGGTTAGTGGCAGACCAAACAGCAGTAGCGATCGAAAACGATGAACTAGCTGTAGAACTAAGAAAAAAAGAACGCCTAGACCAAGAACTAGAAATTGGCGCAGAAATTCAACGGCGGCTTTTGCCACGTCAATGTCCCACAATCCCTGGTGTAGTCCTAGCGGCACGCTGTAAACCTGCCAATCGCGTTGGCGGAGACTACTACGACTTTATTGCTACCAATCACAATAAGATTCAGCCCAAGACCAAAGGCGGCACGGAAACTAGTCGCTGGGGTTTGGTTATTGGAGATGTTATGGGTAAGGGTGTACCCGCTGGGCTGATTATGACGATGATGCGGGGAATGTTACGGGGAGAAGTGTTACATGGTAATTCCCCAGCAGGAATTCTGCAAAATTTAAATAGAGTTATGTATGCGGATTTGGAAAATTCCCACCGCTTTGTAACCCTATTTTATTCAGAATATAATCCCCATAACCGAGTTTTGTCTTATAGCAATGCGGCACACAATCCTCCGTTGTGGTGGCACGCAGCTACAAAAACTGTCAGCCGTTTAGATACTCTCGGTATGCTAATCGGTTTGGATGCTAACAGCCAATATGAGGATGCCCAGGCACAGTTAGAACCTGGAGATACAATTATCTACTATACAGATGGTTTGACTGATGCTGCTGCCGCTGGTGGCGATCGCTTCGATGAAGATAATTTTGTCGCTAGCTTCAATACTGCTTGTAAGTACTGCAATGGGCCACAGGAGATTGTGGATTATCTATTTGACCAAGTTCAGCAATTCATTGGTGCTGATAAGCAAAACACTGATGATATGACACTAGTAGTTCTGCAAATTTTATAA